Proteins encoded together in one Lysinibacillus sp. FSL K6-0232 window:
- a CDS encoding RES family NAD+ phosphorylase — MADDFEILFSIYEQTTHGEHYAHQVHCPTDFGDLLDVLFQDDWSIFSDETSQNLLLFDILNWNRSLEDVLDDSELYSKQENAFTFVSSSDVWNAFAYSIKRENRYFPDHDLSNELGLLIQNKLITFRTNHNFYRARIGNFPVEKMGPPPFELATPGRVNPKGIPYLYVASDEFTCIAETRPWVGAEITVAIIKPKEAINIIDLSSKEFLKSPFLADDLSHSIQANKLLNHLSYELSKPVSPDESYIEYIPSQYLAELIKKLGYDGLKYKSSLGTGENFVFFHPDKFEYVTTALRKVSFVGYEYR; from the coding sequence TTGGCAGATGACTTTGAAATCCTTTTTTCTATTTATGAACAAACAACTCATGGTGAGCATTACGCTCATCAAGTCCATTGTCCAACCGATTTCGGGGATTTATTGGATGTTCTATTCCAGGATGATTGGAGTATCTTTTCAGATGAAACAAGTCAAAATCTCTTATTATTTGACATTCTAAATTGGAATCGAAGTCTTGAAGATGTCTTAGATGATTCAGAGCTTTATTCTAAACAAGAAAATGCTTTTACGTTTGTGAGTAGTAGCGATGTTTGGAATGCATTCGCTTATTCCATTAAGAGAGAAAACCGTTACTTTCCTGATCATGATTTATCAAATGAGCTTGGATTACTAATACAGAATAAACTTATTACATTTCGGACTAACCATAATTTTTACAGAGCGAGAATCGGGAATTTCCCCGTTGAAAAAATGGGGCCACCTCCATTTGAACTTGCAACGCCAGGAAGGGTTAATCCAAAAGGAATTCCATATTTGTATGTGGCAAGTGATGAATTTACATGTATTGCTGAAACAAGACCTTGGGTAGGAGCAGAAATAACAGTCGCAATAATTAAACCCAAGGAAGCAATCAATATTATTGATTTAAGCTCTAAAGAGTTTCTGAAGTCTCCCTTTCTTGCGGATGATCTTTCGCATTCAATACAAGCAAACAAACTATTAAATCATCTTTCGTATGAGTTATCCAAGCCAGTTAGCCCTGATGAGTCATATATTGAATATATACCGTCTCAATATCTTGCGGAGCTAATCAAAAAACTTGGTTATGACGGATTAAAATATAAAAGCTCTTTGGGTACAGGTGAAAATTTTGTTTTCTTCCATCCTGACAAGTTTGAATATGTAACCACCGCTTTGCGAAAAGTGTCCTTTGTTGGATACGAATACCGATAA
- a CDS encoding four helix bundle protein, protein MYVEDFKKLSLYQNSLDFYYAVYRFIDNNAMELSNEEKLKIRKMTVRIPVAIAAGIGQMNMKIRFKRLNMAKGLLEELKTLTSELLLKSRIEHEDDIELQYYYDQVIRLINSYFGWLSKNNKSKISI, encoded by the coding sequence GTGTATGTTGAAGACTTTAAAAAACTAAGTTTGTACCAGAATTCCCTTGACTTTTACTATGCAGTTTATCGGTTTATTGATAATAATGCCATGGAACTATCGAATGAAGAAAAACTAAAGATAAGAAAAATGACTGTACGAATTCCAGTAGCAATTGCTGCTGGAATCGGGCAAATGAATATGAAAATACGCTTCAAACGCTTGAATATGGCTAAAGGCTTGTTAGAGGAGCTTAAGACGTTGACATCTGAGCTATTACTGAAATCAAGAATAGAACATGAAGATGATATTGAATTGCAATATTACTATGATCAAGTAATTAGATTGATAAACTCATACTTTGGCTGGCTAAGCAAAAATAACAAATCCAAAATATCTATTTAG
- a CDS encoding four helix bundle protein: MVYKKEYVGDFRELKVYQKALAFQRSIYEIVKKFPDFERYNMVDQLHRAVSSIPANIAEGNGNYYFKQEFDRLNTALGSLAEIRSFLDMALSEGYLTLQEYENLEKDAQEILRLLIGMMRRIEQITG, from the coding sequence ATGGTTTATAAGAAAGAATATGTTGGAGATTTTCGTGAATTAAAGGTATATCAGAAGGCATTAGCATTTCAAAGGTCTATTTATGAAATCGTCAAGAAATTTCCTGATTTCGAGCGTTATAACATGGTTGATCAATTGCATCGGGCGGTTTCATCTATTCCTGCCAATATTGCTGAAGGCAATGGTAACTACTATTTCAAGCAAGAATTTGATCGACTTAATACCGCTCTTGGAAGTTTAGCAGAAATCAGGTCTTTTCTTGATATGGCATTGTCCGAGGGATATCTAACATTACAGGAATATGAAAACCTTGAAAAGGATGCACAAGAAATCTTGAGGCTGTTAATTGGCATGATGAGAAGAATAGAGCAAATAACAGGATAG
- a CDS encoding DnaB-like helicase C-terminal domain-containing protein: MQITQMLIEEAKQLVALLPYIERATGKTAIRYGKSTFIKPCPFCDKTSHHFSINEVENYYNSFNGCVPGGSIIDFMIHYENLPKEEAIKKLLDMANLIPNKEEKMMTVTKSKNDAIKIEKVDFTALMEKAHRNVQQTDYFVNRGLTSKTIDKYKLGYADEGFIFAINNHSDILEKENDSSTAYKYFLPIWDNEEKCSYFLTRIDDSLKKDNMHKIHNLKGRQAQLLNERYLQGNDPQYDVIFVVEGYIDALSIEELDFPAIAINSVVNINKFSKLVQDNLNSLQDVTFIIIPDGDEAGDKLIENAHKRLSEIKVHYEIFKLPEGYKDVNEFLVADREGLKQFITDIADKITASKKGDFLINYLEDFLSTVRENKIKPISSHFPSLDNTLGGGFFPGLYVIGGATSVGKTAFVHQIADQVASEGIPVFYFSYEMSRIDLMARSLSRLSLLNDRNSAVSDVEIKTGRALPKVLTLIQKDYHLIVKNMEIYEGRFGENVDSIESKVQRLKRYHDSFLVVVDYLQVVNASKTSLMGERSTVDAVVTRFKQISRDYQVPVIAISSFNRSNYNLPVGFESFKESGAIEYSADVLMGLQFRDIHQLASQKDEQKKREQVERWKKKYPRELVVQILKNRFGDASSQIKFDYFTKHQFFREL; this comes from the coding sequence ATGCAAATAACCCAAATGTTAATTGAAGAAGCAAAACAACTTGTAGCATTGCTTCCATATATAGAAAGGGCTACAGGTAAAACAGCCATTAGATATGGCAAATCAACTTTTATTAAGCCTTGTCCATTTTGTGATAAGACAAGCCATCATTTCTCCATAAATGAAGTAGAGAATTATTATAACTCATTTAATGGATGTGTACCTGGAGGCTCTATTATTGATTTCATGATTCATTATGAAAATCTACCAAAAGAAGAGGCAATAAAAAAACTACTTGATATGGCAAATCTAATACCAAATAAGGAGGAAAAAATGATGACAGTTACAAAAAGCAAAAATGACGCAATTAAAATTGAGAAAGTTGACTTTACAGCTTTGATGGAAAAAGCTCATCGAAATGTCCAGCAAACAGATTATTTTGTTAATCGAGGACTTACTTCAAAGACAATTGATAAATACAAATTAGGCTATGCAGATGAAGGATTTATATTTGCGATAAATAATCATTCAGACATATTAGAAAAGGAAAATGATTCATCAACAGCATACAAGTATTTCTTGCCTATTTGGGATAACGAAGAAAAATGTAGTTATTTTCTAACACGAATAGATGATTCTTTGAAAAAGGATAACATGCACAAAATCCACAACTTAAAAGGAAGACAAGCTCAACTACTAAATGAAAGATATCTTCAAGGTAATGATCCACAATATGATGTAATTTTTGTTGTTGAAGGTTATATTGATGCCTTGTCCATCGAGGAACTTGATTTCCCTGCTATCGCTATCAATAGTGTGGTTAATATCAATAAGTTTAGTAAGCTTGTTCAAGACAATCTAAATTCGTTGCAGGATGTGACATTCATTATTATTCCTGATGGAGATGAAGCAGGTGATAAATTAATAGAAAATGCTCATAAAAGGTTAAGTGAAATCAAAGTCCACTATGAAATTTTCAAGTTACCTGAGGGGTATAAAGATGTAAACGAATTTCTTGTTGCAGATAGAGAAGGATTAAAGCAATTTATTACTGACATTGCAGATAAAATAACAGCTTCTAAAAAGGGAGATTTTCTCATTAATTATTTAGAAGATTTTCTTTCAACTGTAAGGGAAAACAAAATTAAACCTATAAGTAGTCATTTTCCATCTTTAGATAATACACTTGGCGGTGGGTTTTTCCCTGGTTTATATGTAATTGGAGGGGCTACTTCAGTTGGAAAAACAGCATTTGTTCATCAAATTGCAGATCAAGTTGCTTCTGAAGGTATTCCTGTTTTTTATTTCTCCTATGAAATGAGTCGCATTGACTTAATGGCAAGGAGTTTATCGAGACTAAGTTTGTTGAATGATAGAAATTCCGCAGTCAGTGATGTTGAAATAAAGACTGGAAGAGCATTGCCAAAAGTGTTGACACTAATTCAAAAAGATTACCATTTGATAGTGAAGAATATGGAAATATATGAAGGTAGGTTCGGCGAAAATGTTGATTCAATCGAATCTAAGGTACAACGTTTAAAAAGATATCATGATTCCTTTTTAGTAGTAGTGGATTATCTCCAAGTCGTCAATGCTTCAAAAACCTCTCTAATGGGGGAGCGGAGTACAGTAGATGCTGTTGTGACGAGATTTAAGCAAATTAGTCGTGATTACCAAGTTCCTGTAATAGCAATCTCATCCTTTAATAGATCAAACTACAATCTACCTGTTGGTTTTGAAAGCTTTAAGGAGTCAGGGGCTATTGAATATTCTGCAGATGTTTTAATGGGCTTACAGTTTAGGGATATTCACCAATTAGCAAGTCAAAAGGATGAGCAAAAGAAACGGGAGCAAGTGGAGCGTTGGAAGAAGAAATATCCACGTGAACTTGTAGTACAGATATTAAAAAACCGTTTCGGCGATGCATCCAGCCAGATTAAATTTGATTATTTTACGAAGCATCAGTTTTTTAGAGAGCTTTAA